A genomic stretch from Verrucomicrobiia bacterium includes:
- a CDS encoding Gfo/Idh/MocA family oxidoreductase: protein MNPRPLRWGILGTANIARKNWQAIHLSGNGVLTAVASRDAARAEHFIAECQSTVPLPVVPRACGSYEELLTTPDVDAVYVPLPTGVRTEWVVRAARAGKHVLCEKPCAPSLPDLHLMTSACQEHGVQFMDGVMFVHSARMAALRAVLKEGVALGELRRVTSQFSFCGDAAFFSENMRADRHLEPQGCLGDLGWYSLVFTLEVLGSRLPRAVTARVLNRIGSPADPQPAPPSEFSGELLYDGGVSASFYCSFLTGNQQWASVSGSQGHLLLRDFVLPFFGCESSFEIHKAAFEVSGCHFAMEPHVRRITVPEYGNNHPTAQETRMFREFARQVASRVLNSEWPERSLNTQRLLDACLESGRNEGRPVLMA, encoded by the coding sequence ATGAATCCGAGGCCACTGCGTTGGGGCATTCTGGGCACCGCAAACATCGCCCGAAAGAACTGGCAGGCCATCCACCTCAGCGGCAATGGCGTCCTGACGGCCGTGGCCAGTCGTGACGCCGCCCGCGCGGAACATTTCATCGCCGAATGCCAGTCCACCGTCCCCCTCCCGGTCGTTCCGAGGGCGTGCGGCAGCTACGAGGAGCTGCTGACCACGCCGGATGTGGATGCCGTGTACGTGCCGTTGCCGACCGGAGTCCGGACGGAGTGGGTCGTGCGGGCGGCCCGGGCGGGCAAGCATGTGTTGTGTGAGAAACCCTGCGCCCCCTCGTTGCCGGATCTCCACCTCATGACCTCCGCCTGTCAGGAGCATGGGGTCCAGTTCATGGACGGGGTGATGTTTGTCCACAGCGCGCGCATGGCCGCGTTGCGTGCCGTGCTGAAGGAGGGGGTTGCCCTGGGGGAACTCCGTCGGGTGACGTCGCAATTCAGCTTCTGTGGTGACGCCGCATTCTTCTCAGAAAACATGCGGGCCGACCGGCACCTGGAACCTCAGGGGTGCCTGGGCGATCTCGGCTGGTACTCGCTGGTGTTCACCCTGGAGGTGCTTGGCAGCCGTCTGCCGCGCGCGGTCACGGCACGAGTCCTGAATCGGATCGGGTCGCCGGCGGATCCGCAGCCGGCGCCGCCTTCGGAGTTCTCCGGGGAACTGCTCTATGACGGAGGCGTCAGCGCCTCGTTCTACTGTTCCTTCCTCACCGGGAATCAACAGTGGGCCAGCGTCAGCGGATCGCAGGGACACTTGTTGCTCCGTGACTTCGTCCTCCCCTTCTTTGGATGCGAGTCGTCGTTCGAGATCCACAAGGCGGCGTTTGAGGTGTCCGGCTGCCACTTTGCGATGGAACCGCATGTCCGCCGGATCACCGTGCCGGAATACGGGAACAACCATCCGACGGCCCAGGAGACGCGGATGTTCCGCGAGTTCGCCCGTCAGGTGGCGTCGCGAGTGTTGAATTCGGAGTGGCCGGAGCGGTCCCTGAACACGCAGCGCCTGCTGGATGCCTGCCTCGAGTCCGGCCGAAACGAAGGCCGGCCCGTCCTGATGGCGTGA
- a CDS encoding transposase: MARMKVKAEEGRVGVYHCISRVVGGQRLLDDLCKEKLAEILLKLARFCGIEIITYCMMGNHFHLLLRVPAAREIPDAELLQRLEGFYGKRGILTVLAREGLEKRGAVDPDIRQSLMERMGDVSAFMKEFKQRFSRWYNRQTGRFGTLWAERFKSVLIEDNPGTVRMLAAYIDLNPVRAGIVQDPKDYRFCGYAVALTGNRVMRKGLMSCLKPFAWGEAAAEYRQSLFVTAGSPGRSDKVALDRETILEELRRGGTLSVAQVLRLRVRHLTDGVVLGSKAFVNEVFVQHRERFGANRKDGARRIRGVPLPGISVLRDLQVRAVG; this comes from the coding sequence ATGGCACGGATGAAGGTGAAGGCGGAGGAGGGGCGGGTGGGGGTGTACCACTGCATCTCCCGCGTCGTTGGCGGTCAGCGACTGCTCGACGATCTGTGCAAGGAGAAGCTCGCCGAGATCCTCCTCAAACTCGCCCGGTTCTGCGGGATCGAGATCATCACCTACTGCATGATGGGCAACCACTTCCACCTGCTCCTGCGCGTCCCGGCAGCGCGGGAAATCCCGGATGCCGAACTGCTCCAACGCCTGGAGGGGTTCTACGGCAAGAGAGGGATCCTGACCGTCCTGGCCCGGGAGGGATTGGAGAAGCGTGGGGCGGTGGATCCGGATATTCGCCAGTCGCTGATGGAACGAATGGGCGATGTGTCCGCGTTCATGAAGGAGTTCAAACAGCGCTTCAGCCGCTGGTACAATCGCCAGACCGGCCGCTTCGGCACGCTGTGGGCCGAACGTTTCAAGAGCGTCTTGATCGAGGACAACCCGGGCACGGTCCGCATGTTGGCCGCGTACATTGACCTGAATCCGGTGCGGGCCGGCATCGTGCAGGATCCCAAGGACTACCGGTTCTGCGGCTATGCCGTGGCGCTGACGGGCAACCGGGTGATGCGCAAGGGGTTGATGAGCTGCCTGAAGCCGTTCGCTTGGGGGGAGGCGGCGGCGGAATACCGGCAGAGTCTGTTCGTGACGGCGGGGAGCCCGGGGCGGAGTGACAAGGTGGCGCTGGATCGGGAGACGATCCTGGAGGAGTTGCGACGCGGCGGGACGTTGAGTGTGGCTCAGGTATTGCGACTGCGCGTCCGGCACCTGACCGACGGGGTGGTCCTGGGATCCAAGGCGTTTGTGAACGAGGTGTTCGTCCAGCATCGGGAACGGTTTGGCGCCAACCGCAAGGACGGGGCGCGACGGATCCGGGGTGTCCCTCTACCCGGGATCAGCGTGCTGAGGGATCTGCAGGTGCGGGCGGTTGGGTAG
- a CDS encoding CopG family transcriptional regulator, whose translation MRTTVTLDDDVFEAARAQAQASGRKLGEVLSQLARRGLRASAQGATPGGLPVFKVGPDADIIPGSRARDLLAEEAT comes from the coding sequence ATGAGAACCACCGTGACCCTGGATGACGACGTGTTCGAAGCCGCCCGGGCCCAGGCTCAGGCTTCGGGCAGGAAACTGGGCGAAGTGCTTTCGCAACTGGCCCGGCGCGGTCTGCGCGCCTCGGCGCAGGGCGCAACCCCCGGCGGCCTGCCCGTGTTCAAGGTCGGGCCCGACGCCGACATCATTCCCGGCAGCCGCGCCAGGGATTTGCTGGCGGAGGAAGCGACGTGA
- a CDS encoding PIN domain-containing protein produces MKPALLDTNVLLALAWPNHQYHAQAHAWYAAHARKGWATCAFTQLGFIRLSSNPAYTANAVSPREAATLLRQWTRLRGHHFWSSPAADDPVIYARALGHQQVNDAWLVEVARRNSGRLVTLDARLPVHSLKTGMVDVIAI; encoded by the coding sequence GTGAAACCCGCCCTGCTGGACACGAACGTCCTGCTCGCGCTGGCCTGGCCCAATCATCAGTATCATGCACAAGCCCACGCTTGGTATGCCGCCCACGCGAGGAAGGGCTGGGCCACGTGCGCCTTCACCCAACTGGGCTTCATCCGGCTTTCGTCCAATCCCGCTTACACCGCCAACGCGGTTTCACCCCGGGAAGCCGCGACGCTGTTGCGGCAGTGGACGCGCCTGAGAGGTCATCATTTCTGGTCCTCGCCCGCCGCGGATGATCCCGTGATCTATGCCCGCGCCCTCGGACATCAACAGGTCAATGACGCCTGGCTGGTCGAGGTGGCCCGCCGCAATTCCGGGCGGCTCGTAACCTTGGACGCCCGGCTGCCGGTTCACTCCCTGAAGACCGGGATGGTTGACGTGATCGCCATTTGA
- the ltrA gene encoding group II intron reverse transcriptase/maturase translates to MSGRKGRRQRDDRRNTIREHWGTIRTKLLEGAFRPSPVRRVEIPKPQGGVRLLGIPTVVDRWIQQMLLQKLSAIFDPGFHPSSYGFRPGRSAHDAVRAAQGYVQSGLNWVVDMDITQFFDRVNHDILMNRIGQTVRDKRVLGLIGRYLRAGVMINGVVQDSEEGTPQGGPLSPLLANIYLDALDRELERRGLKFSRYADDANVYVGSERAAERVLESLKEWIQGHLRLEVNASKSGTGRPWERKFLGFQITPEGGIGIAPRSLEKFREQVRHLWRRGQSLSSTELRDQWRRYVQGWWGYYRLVTERRPIYRTEGWIRRHIRCCFWQRWHDWRGRKRHLRSLGVPGAALETAHTSVGAWRVANSLALQRALNNALLRRWKFLMPSDLGASVQHGPCVQPPDA, encoded by the coding sequence GTGTCGGGGCGAAAGGGCCGAAGGCAAAGAGACGACCGCAGGAACACGATCCGCGAGCACTGGGGGACGATCCGGACCAAGCTGCTGGAGGGGGCCTTCAGGCCCAGTCCAGTACGCCGTGTGGAGATCCCCAAGCCGCAGGGAGGAGTCCGGCTGTTGGGGATACCGACGGTCGTGGATCGCTGGATACAGCAAATGCTCCTGCAGAAGCTGAGCGCGATCTTCGATCCGGGGTTTCACCCCTCCAGCTACGGCTTCCGCCCGGGGCGCAGTGCGCACGATGCGGTCCGAGCAGCCCAAGGGTACGTCCAGAGCGGATTGAACTGGGTGGTGGACATGGACATCACGCAGTTCTTCGACCGGGTGAACCACGACATCCTGATGAACCGGATCGGACAAACGGTCCGGGACAAGCGGGTGCTGGGGCTCATCGGGCGGTATCTGAGGGCGGGAGTGATGATCAATGGAGTGGTGCAGGACAGTGAGGAGGGGACGCCGCAAGGCGGCCCTTTGTCACCACTGCTGGCCAACATCTACCTGGACGCGCTGGACCGGGAACTGGAGCGGCGCGGCCTGAAGTTCAGCCGCTACGCGGACGATGCCAACGTGTACGTGGGCAGCGAGCGGGCGGCGGAGCGGGTGTTGGAGAGTCTGAAGGAGTGGATCCAGGGGCACTTGCGCCTGGAGGTGAACGCAAGCAAGAGCGGAACGGGCCGGCCCTGGGAGCGGAAGTTCCTCGGGTTCCAGATCACTCCGGAAGGAGGGATCGGGATCGCCCCCCGCAGTTTGGAAAAGTTCCGGGAGCAGGTTCGTCATCTGTGGCGACGTGGCCAAAGTCTGAGCAGCACAGAGCTGCGGGACCAATGGCGGCGGTACGTGCAGGGTTGGTGGGGATACTACCGACTGGTGACGGAGCGGCGACCGATCTACCGAACTGAAGGGTGGATTCGACGGCACATCCGCTGTTGTTTCTGGCAACGCTGGCATGACTGGCGGGGCCGCAAGCGACACCTCCGGTCGTTGGGTGTTCCGGGAGCCGCCCTGGAGACGGCCCACACTTCGGTGGGGGCGTGGCGGGTGGCCAATTCGCTGGCCCTTCAACGCGCCTTGAACAACGCGCTCCTGCGCCGCTGGAAATTCCTCATGCCCTCGGATCTTGGGGCCTCCGTGCAACATGGCCCCTGCGTTCAACCGCCGGATGCGTGA
- a CDS encoding sigma-70 family RNA polymerase sigma factor, which produces MLSMNRGDSVPEWLGGGREFRTTQWAQVHQAAEHPAPTAQEALAALCRDYWAPLYAYLRRTGHPPHDAQDLVQGFFAALIAGGDLQAAEPARGRFRSFLLGALKHHLQDERKRALALKRGGRVPRLSLEELPEAAEPAGVMPDSQREAAYDHDWAQAVIVRALAAVREEYTQRGQGEVFKALQPCLGSPRPLPPYAELAGWLGLGEGGVKTAVHRLRRAFGVRLRAEVAATLANPAEVDAELRHLMVAAGKPPGTECNPGPETSQ; this is translated from the coding sequence ATGTTGTCCATGAACCGGGGTGATTCCGTGCCGGAGTGGCTTGGCGGCGGACGGGAGTTCCGCACCACGCAATGGGCGCAGGTGCATCAGGCCGCTGAGCATCCGGCCCCCACCGCCCAGGAAGCCCTCGCCGCGCTCTGCCGCGATTACTGGGCACCCCTGTACGCCTACCTCCGCCGCACCGGGCATCCTCCCCATGATGCACAGGATCTGGTGCAGGGCTTCTTCGCCGCGCTCATCGCCGGCGGCGACCTGCAGGCGGCAGAGCCAGCGCGCGGCCGGTTCCGTTCCTTCCTGCTTGGCGCGCTCAAGCATCATCTTCAGGACGAACGGAAGAGGGCCCTCGCCCTCAAGCGGGGGGGGCGGGTGCCGCGTCTGTCGCTGGAGGAACTGCCGGAGGCGGCCGAGCCGGCGGGGGTCATGCCGGACAGCCAGCGCGAAGCCGCCTATGACCACGACTGGGCCCAGGCCGTTATCGTCCGCGCTCTGGCGGCAGTCCGGGAAGAGTACACACAGCGTGGCCAAGGGGAGGTCTTCAAGGCGCTCCAGCCCTGTCTCGGCAGTCCCAGGCCACTGCCGCCCTACGCGGAACTGGCCGGATGGCTGGGCCTGGGAGAAGGCGGCGTGAAAACGGCCGTCCACCGGCTGCGGCGGGCGTTTGGAGTACGGCTCCGCGCCGAGGTCGCCGCCACGTTGGCCAATCCGGCGGAGGTGGACGCGGAGCTCCGCCATTTGATGGTGGCGGCGGGCAAGCCTCCCGGAACGGAGTGCAACCCCGGTCCGGAAACCTCCCAGTAG